In the genome of Pseudosulfitobacter sp. DSM 107133, the window ATACGTGCTGCTTAGCCCCAACAGGCATTCCCGCAAAATCGTCTTGCAGGCTTCCTTTCCGGGAAGAGGCACTTCAAGCACCAGATCGCATCGGGAAACGAAGGCATCGTCCACCGCTTCCGGGTAGTTGCTGGTTGCCACAAACAGCAGGTTCTTGTGAGATTCTGCCAGCAGGTCGAGCTGTACCAGAACGGCGTCCGTGGCTCGATGAATGTCGACAGGGTTGGCATCGAGGCTTAGCCTAGAGCGGTCCACCGCAAGGGTTTCCACTTCATCTAGCAGGACAATCGTCGGGCCTGCATTGGCAAGTTCTGAAAGTGTTTGCGCGAAGAGGTCAGTAACCGCTCGCTGCGTTTTCCCCATGGCGGAACTCGTCAAGCCATGCGCTTCAACCTCGACCAGTTGGAAGTTCCCCCCCTTGAAAGCCGCTGCTGTTCGGTTGGCCAACCCTCGCGCGAGCGACGTTTTGCCCGTTCCGGGTGCGCCAACCAACAGGAGGACGCCATGGAGTGGCAACACGGCTCGGCTCATCTTTGGTCGC includes:
- a CDS encoding AAA family ATPase, with product MNAPFAGDLPRGIQKITALPDPGLAELWDSIIVEAEIKERLLSQAVLNFTMRPKMSRAVLPLHGVLLLVGAPGTGKTSLARGLANRTAAAFKGGNFQLVEVEAHGLTSSAMGKTQRAVTDLFAQTLSELANAGPTIVLLDEVETLAVDRSRLSLDANPVDIHRATDAVLVQLDLLAESHKNLLFVATSNYPEAVDDAFVSRCDLVLEVPLPGKEACKTILRECLLGLSSTYPEIEELTSDRGFDTCAGEFVGLDGRTIRKTVANALASNTQVALNPGSVTLPQLAAAAKSAQTNKRANRGK